From Salinirubellus salinus, the proteins below share one genomic window:
- a CDS encoding PrkA family serine protein kinase, with translation MSDMETLEELSKEYRSSIPADLRETRTFDWYLEELYEHPRIARNAHQRVADMFDFYGTEYDEDAGVVEYLLASEDPLNGGENTFYGRSIHESIHEFVNKVKSGARGLGPEKRIKLLLGPVGSGKSEFDRQVRTYFEDYTLRDDGRMYTFRWTNLCDVIRDQDPADDVVRSPMNQDPLVLVPQEQRDRVLEGMNERHDAPYTIRNEQSLDPASEFYMDRLLEHYDDDLQQVLENHVEVIRLVADENKRQCVETFEPKDKKNQDETELTGDVNYSKIAVYGESDPRAFDYSGAFCNANRGIFSGEELLKLQREFLYDFLHATQEQTIKPKNNPRIDIDQVIVGRTNMPEYRDKKGDEKMEAFNDRTKRIDFPYVLQYEEEARIYEKMLRNADVPDIHVEPHTLEMAGLFGVLTRIEEPDGGQVSVVQKAKAYNGEVDEADDVDVKKLREEAAETTDLGEGMDGVSPRFIGDEIAEAIMDSMHRGRRFLSPLTTFNHLEENLENHGSIPEENFETYYRYLELVREEYKERAIEDVRHALAYDVDEIQRQGEKYMDHVMAYIDDDTVEDDITGREQDPDEKFLRDVEEKLNIPEDRKDDFRQEVSNWVSRRAREGTSFNPQDNDRLRRALERKLWEDKKHNINFSALVSSGEMDDDQRSSWIQALTDQHYSEDGAKEVLEFAGAEVAKTEMEGDD, from the coding sequence ATGAGTGACATGGAAACGCTCGAAGAACTGAGCAAGGAGTACCGGAGTTCGATACCGGCGGACCTCCGCGAGACACGGACGTTCGACTGGTACCTCGAGGAACTGTACGAACACCCACGCATCGCCCGCAACGCGCACCAGCGCGTCGCGGACATGTTCGACTTCTACGGCACGGAGTACGACGAAGACGCCGGCGTGGTGGAGTACCTGCTGGCGAGCGAGGATCCGCTGAACGGCGGCGAGAACACGTTCTACGGCCGGTCGATACACGAGAGTATCCACGAGTTCGTCAACAAGGTGAAGTCGGGTGCCCGCGGTCTCGGGCCGGAGAAGCGCATCAAACTGCTCCTCGGCCCGGTCGGCTCCGGGAAGTCCGAGTTCGACCGGCAGGTCCGCACCTACTTCGAGGACTACACGCTCCGGGACGACGGCCGGATGTACACGTTCCGCTGGACGAACCTCTGTGACGTCATCCGCGACCAGGACCCGGCCGACGACGTGGTCCGCTCGCCGATGAACCAGGACCCCCTCGTCCTGGTCCCGCAGGAACAGCGTGACCGCGTCCTCGAAGGGATGAACGAGCGCCACGACGCGCCCTACACCATCCGGAACGAGCAGTCGCTCGACCCGGCCAGCGAGTTCTACATGGACCGCCTGCTCGAACACTACGACGACGACCTGCAGCAGGTGCTGGAGAACCACGTCGAGGTCATCCGGCTGGTCGCCGACGAGAACAAGCGCCAGTGTGTCGAGACGTTCGAGCCGAAGGACAAGAAGAACCAGGACGAGACCGAACTGACCGGCGACGTCAACTACTCGAAGATCGCCGTCTACGGCGAGTCCGACCCCCGTGCGTTCGACTACAGCGGGGCGTTCTGCAACGCGAACCGCGGTATCTTCTCGGGCGAGGAGCTGCTGAAGCTCCAGCGCGAGTTCCTCTACGACTTCCTGCACGCCACGCAGGAACAGACCATCAAGCCGAAGAACAACCCCCGTATCGACATCGACCAGGTCATCGTCGGCCGGACGAACATGCCCGAGTACCGGGACAAGAAGGGCGACGAGAAGATGGAGGCGTTCAACGACCGCACGAAGCGCATCGACTTCCCGTACGTCCTCCAGTACGAGGAGGAGGCGCGCATCTACGAGAAGATGCTCCGGAACGCCGACGTCCCGGACATCCACGTCGAACCCCACACCCTGGAGATGGCGGGGCTGTTCGGCGTCCTGACCCGTATCGAGGAACCGGACGGCGGGCAGGTCAGCGTCGTCCAGAAGGCCAAGGCGTACAACGGCGAGGTCGACGAGGCCGACGACGTGGACGTGAAGAAACTCCGCGAGGAGGCCGCCGAGACCACCGACCTCGGCGAGGGGATGGACGGCGTCTCGCCCCGCTTCATCGGCGACGAGATCGCCGAGGCCATCATGGACTCGATGCACCGCGGCCGGCGGTTCCTCTCGCCGCTGACGACGTTCAACCACCTGGAGGAGAACCTCGAGAACCACGGCTCCATCCCGGAGGAGAACTTCGAGACGTACTACCGCTACCTCGAACTCGTCCGTGAGGAGTACAAGGAGCGGGCCATCGAGGACGTGCGCCACGCGCTGGCCTACGACGTCGACGAGATCCAGCGGCAGGGCGAGAAGTACATGGACCACGTGATGGCCTACATCGACGACGACACCGTCGAGGACGACATCACGGGCCGCGAGCAGGACCCGGACGAGAAGTTCCTGCGCGACGTCGAGGAGAAGCTCAACATCCCCGAGGACCGCAAGGACGACTTCCGACAGGAGGTGTCGAACTGGGTCTCGCGGCGTGCCCGCGAGGGGACCTCGTTCAACCCGCAGGACAACGACCGGCTGCGCCGGGCGCTGGAGCGCAAGCTCTGGGAGGACAAGAAGCACAACATCAACTTCTCCGCCCTGGTGTCGAGCGGGGAGATGGACGACGACCAGCGCTCCTCGTGGATCCAGGCGCTGACCGACCAGCACTACTCCGAGGACGGTGCGAAGGAGGTCCTCGAGTTCGCCGGCGCCGAGGTCGCCAAGACGGAGATGGAAGGCGACGACTGA
- a CDS encoding DUF5820 family protein has protein sequence MLTDAERESLPEGWRVWNADDTRLILAYRPDVFDGAGFDPACMPTVYLTRGRKTKRPEGNRNLPPDAPWTVTLFLEPDVSTDPEFHDGREPAVEAALSLAASFAAGELDYRDLYQLPRETYLDELDRLTGRAD, from the coding sequence ATGCTCACCGACGCGGAACGCGAGTCGCTCCCCGAGGGCTGGCGGGTCTGGAACGCCGACGACACCCGGCTGATACTCGCCTACCGACCCGACGTGTTCGACGGCGCTGGCTTCGACCCGGCCTGTATGCCCACGGTCTACCTGACCCGTGGCCGGAAGACGAAGCGGCCCGAGGGCAACCGCAACCTGCCGCCCGACGCGCCGTGGACGGTCACCCTGTTCCTCGAACCGGACGTGAGCACCGACCCCGAGTTCCACGACGGCCGCGAGCCGGCCGTCGAAGCGGCGCTCTCGCTGGCGGCGTCGTTCGCCGCCGGCGAGCTGGACTACCGCGACCTCTACCAGCTCCCGCGAGAGACGTACCTCGACGAACTGGACAGGTTGACAGGACGGGCCGACTGA
- a CDS encoding UPF0179 family protein has protein sequence MSKVTLIGKRLAEPGVEFTYGGESSACEGCPYRDQCLNLTAGHRYRVTSVRENTQTLDCAVHDVGVQAVEVEPAPVLANVASKGAYAGSKASLEGPCPYTECPSHAYCEPAGAEFDESYQITEVLGDPPHDYCMLGRDLTLVEFAAHDE, from the coding sequence ATGTCCAAGGTCACGCTCATCGGCAAGCGCCTCGCCGAACCCGGCGTCGAGTTCACGTACGGGGGCGAGTCGAGCGCCTGCGAGGGCTGTCCCTACCGGGACCAGTGTCTCAACCTCACGGCGGGCCACCGCTACCGGGTGACGAGCGTCCGCGAGAACACGCAGACCCTCGACTGCGCGGTCCACGACGTGGGCGTGCAGGCCGTCGAGGTCGAGCCGGCGCCAGTCCTCGCCAACGTCGCCAGCAAGGGGGCCTACGCCGGGTCGAAAGCCTCGCTCGAGGGGCCGTGTCCCTACACCGAGTGCCCGAGCCACGCCTACTGCGAGCCCGCAGGCGCCGAGTTCGACGAGTCCTACCAGATAACCGAGGTGCTGGGCGACCCACCACACGACTACTGCATGCTGGGCCGTGACCTGACGCTCGTGGAGTTCGCCGCGCACGACGAGTAG
- a CDS encoding SDR family NAD(P)-dependent oxidoreductase: protein MPVDPLDGVVAFVTGASRGIGREIAVTFAEQGADVACTARSEDAIEETAEMVRDEGGEAIAVPVDVTDEAAVEAAVERTVEELGGLDCVVNNAGATGEVEPVHRLDPEAFTETQAVNVTGAMTCVKHAAGHLRESDRGSVVNIASIGGKRPYPNRAPYAASKMALVGLTRTLAFELGHDDVTVNAVLPGPVAGDRIEEVMEAQARLADVEDAHPVSFGENDFALPNYVVEAREVAEQVAHLAGPHARHVTAQELGVDGGGTWY from the coding sequence ATGCCAGTCGACCCACTCGACGGCGTCGTGGCGTTCGTCACCGGCGCGAGCAGGGGCATCGGACGGGAGATCGCGGTCACCTTCGCCGAACAGGGCGCCGACGTGGCCTGCACGGCCCGGAGCGAGGACGCCATCGAGGAGACGGCCGAGATGGTCCGCGACGAGGGGGGCGAGGCCATCGCCGTCCCCGTCGACGTGACCGACGAAGCGGCCGTCGAGGCCGCCGTCGAACGGACTGTCGAGGAACTCGGCGGGCTCGACTGTGTCGTCAACAACGCCGGCGCGACCGGGGAGGTGGAGCCGGTCCACCGACTCGACCCCGAGGCGTTCACCGAGACGCAGGCCGTGAACGTGACGGGCGCGATGACCTGCGTGAAACACGCCGCCGGGCACCTCCGCGAGAGCGACCGCGGGAGCGTCGTCAACATCGCCTCCATCGGCGGGAAGCGGCCGTACCCGAACCGGGCGCCATACGCCGCCTCGAAGATGGCGCTCGTCGGACTCACGCGGACGCTGGCGTTCGAACTCGGGCACGACGACGTGACCGTGAACGCCGTCCTCCCCGGGCCGGTCGCGGGCGACCGCATCGAGGAGGTGATGGAGGCGCAGGCCCGCCTCGCCGACGTGGAGGACGCACACCCCGTCTCGTTCGGGGAGAACGACTTCGCGCTGCCGAACTACGTCGTCGAGGCGCGGGAGGTGGCCGAGCAGGTGGCCCACCTCGCCGGGCCACACGCACGACACGTCACCGCGCAGGAACTGGGTGTCGACGGTGGGGGGACCTGGTACTGA
- a CDS encoding succinylglutamate desuccinylase/aspartoacylase domain-containing protein, producing the protein MRVEQLGEGEPELAIVGGIHGDEPCGPRAIEALLREEPPVERPVKLVVANEEALSRNLRYVDEDLNRAFPGDPDAETHERRLAHDLWHELRGLTVFSMHSTQSYARPFALCNTLDALARAVVPYLSVDALVETGSFSEGRLIEQPDVIEVECGMQGSDQAAENGYTLCREFLAAMGALPGEPHGNDEVPVFELGPAVPKIGGERFEVFVENFERVDAGQRFAAADGEPLEADEPFYPILMSAYGYEDVFGYTGTLCGRLGADSQHADD; encoded by the coding sequence ATGCGAGTCGAGCAGCTGGGGGAGGGCGAGCCGGAGTTGGCCATCGTGGGCGGCATCCACGGCGACGAGCCGTGTGGCCCGCGTGCCATCGAGGCGCTCCTCCGGGAGGAACCACCGGTCGAGCGACCGGTCAAGCTCGTCGTCGCCAACGAGGAGGCACTGTCACGGAACCTCCGGTACGTCGACGAGGACCTGAACCGGGCGTTCCCGGGCGACCCGGACGCGGAGACACACGAGAGACGGCTGGCCCACGACCTCTGGCACGAACTGCGGGGGCTGACGGTGTTCTCGATGCACTCGACGCAGTCGTACGCCCGGCCGTTCGCGCTGTGCAACACGCTGGACGCGCTCGCCAGAGCCGTCGTCCCGTACCTGTCGGTGGACGCCCTCGTGGAGACGGGGAGCTTCAGCGAGGGGCGCCTCATCGAGCAGCCGGACGTCATCGAGGTGGAGTGTGGGATGCAGGGGAGCGACCAGGCGGCCGAGAACGGCTACACGCTCTGCCGGGAGTTCCTCGCCGCGATGGGTGCGCTCCCGGGCGAGCCACACGGGAACGACGAGGTGCCCGTCTTCGAACTCGGCCCTGCCGTCCCGAAGATCGGGGGCGAGCGCTTCGAGGTGTTCGTCGAGAACTTCGAACGGGTGGACGCCGGCCAGCGGTTCGCCGCCGCCGACGGGGAGCCACTGGAGGCCGACGAGCCGTTCTACCCCATCCTGATGAGCGCCTACGGCTACGAGGACGTGTTCGGCTACACCGGTACCCTGTGTGGCCGGCTGGGCGCCGACTCGCAGCACGCCGACGACTGA